The genomic region CCGAGAGATCAAGGAACTGCGATCTGAATTCATCTCAACTCGTTCAGAACTGATGTTTTTGAGTAAGCAAAGCGAAGTTGCAAAGGCAGTTGCTCCAATGGGAATTTACGAAAGCGTGGTTCCACCAAAGAAAATCGTGGTTAAACAAGACGAACATCCTGAGATTTGAGCCACGAGAAGGAAATAAAAAACCGCGTTTATCTATCGTATGGATTGATGTGCCTTTTCGCGATTGCCATTGTGGCTCGCGTTGCTCAAATTCAATTCGTTCAAGGCGAACAATGGAAGCAAAAAGCAGAAACTCAAACCACTGCATTTCGCAACATTGAGGCTGCCAGAGGTAATATTTTCGCTATTGACGGAAGTCTATTGGCAACCTCAGAACCCATTTATGAGATACGCTGGGATGCAGCCGTTCCATCGTTAAAAGACGAATACTTTAACGACCATATCGATAAACTATCACAACAATTAGCTAACCTATTTAAGGACAAATCGGCCACTGCTTACAGGCGCGAACTAACTCAGGCTCGACTTAACAAAAGCCAGTATTACCTTTTAAAGAGACAAGTTGGACACAAGGAGTTGAAAGCGCTTCGCGAGTTTGAGATTTTCAATCTTGGAAAATACAGCGGTGGACTCATCTATAATCAGCACAACAAACGTGCGAAGCCGTTCAAGCAGCTTGCAGCAAGAACCATCGGTTACGACCGACCAGGTTTTAGTGTTGGACTGGAAGGTGCATACTCTGAGGAACTTTCGGGTGTTGGCGGAAAACGTCTGATGCAAAAGATTGCCGGTGGAAACTGGAAACCACTGAATGACGAGAACGAAGTAGAACCAGAAGATGGATCGGATCTGGTCACAACCATTGACATCAATATTCAGGACGTTGCAGAGCATGCACTACAGACGCAATTGGAAAAGCATCGCGCTCATCATGGTTGTGCCATCTTAATGGAGGTTGAAACGGGTGCAATAAAAGCCATCGCAAATCTGACCGAGCAAGAAGATGGATCATACGCAGAAACTTACAATTATGCCATCGGCTCGGCCACCGAACCTGGGTCAACATTCAAGTTGGCAAGCCTGCTTTGTTTATTGGAAGATGGATACATCGACCTAACGGATTCTGTTGACATAGAAGGTGGCATCAAAAAGTATTACAACGCCACAATGAAAGACTCCAAAACAGGCGTCTACAACAAGATCACTGTAGCAAAAGTGTTCGAGATTTCTTCAAATGTCGGTGTATCCAAATTGGTAAATCAGTATTACCAAAAAGACCCGCAAAAGTTTGTTGACCGCTTGGTAGCCATGGGGTTAAATGAACCGTTGGGTCTTGAAATAAATGGAGAAGGTGTGTCGTCCATCCCTTCGCCAAAAGACCCAAGTTGGTCAGGTATATCGTTGCCTTGGATGAGTATCGGCTACGAAGTGCTGCAAACGCCTTTGCAGATCTTGACCATGTATAATGCGATTGCCAACAACGGAGTGAAGGTGCGTCCAAAATTTGTGGATTACATTACCAACCACGGAACCGTTGAAAAGGAATTCCCAACCGTTGTGCTTAACAAGCAGATCTGCTCTCAGAGCACGGTTGACAAGCTGAAAATAATGATGGAGGGAGTTGTGGAACATGGCACCGCAAGCAACCTTAAACACGCCAATTATAAGATTGCCGGAAAAACCGGAACTGCACAGATTTCCAAAGGCGGAAGCTACCATCGCGACAAGAGCTACCAAGCTTCTTTCGTAGGCTATTTCCCTGCTGAGAAACCACGATACACCTGCATTGTAGTGGTGGATTCACCAACGAGTTCTGTCTATTACGGCAACTTGGTGGCTGGCCCGATCTTCAAAGAAATTTCAGACAAGGTCTACTCCACTCAGGTTAAAATGTTGGATGAAATTGCAGCTGATCCGACTTCAGACAACGAACTCCTTCCTTTCTCGAAAGTATCTGAGAAACGAGACCTGGTAAAAGCATTCGAAACACTGAACATCAAAACTGAGATCAAAGATCCAGATGCTCAATGGGCAATCGCTTCATCAGATTCTTCATCGATTAAAATAACCGAGCAAGAGGTTATCGAAAACCTTGTTCCGCGCGTGGTTGGAATGGGTGCAATGGATGCCCTTTTCCTACTAGAAAATGCGGGGCTGAAAGTGAACATGCAAGGTTCTGGTGTGGTCCGCAATCAATCTATCATTCCTGGAACCCGCGTGACCGAAGGTCGCGAAATCATCATTCGTCTATCATGAAATTACTGAAAGACATATTGTACAGGGCGGGCATTGAGGAAGTGGTCGGTTCCACAAACGTGGCCATCGAGAACGTTTGCATTGATTCGAGACAAGCGAAGAAATTTTCGCTCTTCGTTGCAGTAAAAGGCACATTGACGGATGGACACGAATTCATCCAGAAAGCAATAGAGCAAGGTTCTGTAGCCATCGTTTGCGAAGTACTTCCAGATGTATTGAAGAAAGACGTCAACTACGTTCAAGTGAAGAACAGCCGCTACGCAGCAGGCGTGATTGCTTCGAATTTCTACGACAATCCATCGCGGAACCTGAAACTGGTTGGCGTGACGGGAACAAACGGAAAAACAACCACGGCCACGCTTCTTTACGAACTTTTCAAAGGATTGGGCTACAAAGTTGGCCTGATATCAACGGTAAGGAATCTCATCAACAATACGGTTGTGGCTGCTACGCACACAACTCCAGACCCAGTAAACCTGAACAAGTTATTGGCCGAAATGGTCGATGCTGGCTGTGAGTTCTGTTTCATGGAGGTGAGCTCGCATGCGTTGCATCAGCATCGCGTTGCCGGGTTGGAATTCACGGGTGCAATTTTCACCAACATCACTCACGACCACCTCGATTATCACGAGACATTCAAGAATTACATCGCTGCCAAGAAAATGCTGTTCGATGGGCTTTCATCTAAGGCTTTTGCTGTGGTGAATATGGACGACAAGAACGGTGAGGTGATGGTACAGAACACCAAAGCCAAGATTGTGACCTACGGTTTGAAATCGATGGCTGGTCGCAAAGCAAAGATCCTTGAGAACAACCTTACCGGACTTATTCTAAACATTGACGGACAGGAAGTGATCACAAGATTGATCGGCTCTTTTAATGCTTACAATATTCTCAGCGTTTATGGCGCAGCGCTAGAACTAAAAGAAGAGAAGTTGCAGATTCTGACCACACTCAGTAATCTCCATTCTCCAGATGGTCGATTCCAGTTCATTAAAACCGAGAACAATATTCTAGGAATTGTGGATTATGCACACACACCAGATGCTCTGGAAAATGTGCTTTCGACCATTCACGAACTGCGAACTGGTAATGAGAAACTGGTGACACTTGTGGGTTGCGGTGGCGATCGCGACAAAACCAAGCGACCTGAAATGGCGCGCATCGCTGCTGAAGGAAGCGATAAGGTGATACTTACTTCAGACAATCCGCGAAGCGAAGATCCGCAAACCATCATTGATGAGATGAAAGCGGGTCTTGACCCTGTGCTTATCCGCAAGGCCGTGACCATCATTGACCGCGCAGAAGCAATTCGCACGGCTTGCATGTTGGCTCAACCAGGCGATATCATTCTCGTTGCTGGCAAAGGCCACGAGAAATACCAAGAAGTGAAAGGTGTGAAAACGC from Flavobacteriales bacterium harbors:
- a CDS encoding UDP-N-acetylmuramoyl-L-alanyl-D-glutamate--2,6-diaminopimelate ligase encodes the protein MKLLKDILYRAGIEEVVGSTNVAIENVCIDSRQAKKFSLFVAVKGTLTDGHEFIQKAIEQGSVAIVCEVLPDVLKKDVNYVQVKNSRYAAGVIASNFYDNPSRNLKLVGVTGTNGKTTTATLLYELFKGLGYKVGLISTVRNLINNTVVAATHTTPDPVNLNKLLAEMVDAGCEFCFMEVSSHALHQHRVAGLEFTGAIFTNITHDHLDYHETFKNYIAAKKMLFDGLSSKAFAVVNMDDKNGEVMVQNTKAKIVTYGLKSMAGRKAKILENNLTGLILNIDGQEVITRLIGSFNAYNILSVYGAALELKEEKLQILTTLSNLHSPDGRFQFIKTENNILGIVDYAHTPDALENVLSTIHELRTGNEKLVTLVGCGGDRDKTKRPEMARIAAEGSDKVILTSDNPRSEDPQTIIDEMKAGLDPVLIRKAVTIIDRAEAIRTACMLAQPGDIILVAGKGHEKYQEVKGVKTPFDDMEVLTTNLKQIY
- a CDS encoding transpeptidase family protein encodes the protein MSHEKEIKNRVYLSYGLMCLFAIAIVARVAQIQFVQGEQWKQKAETQTTAFRNIEAARGNIFAIDGSLLATSEPIYEIRWDAAVPSLKDEYFNDHIDKLSQQLANLFKDKSATAYRRELTQARLNKSQYYLLKRQVGHKELKALREFEIFNLGKYSGGLIYNQHNKRAKPFKQLAARTIGYDRPGFSVGLEGAYSEELSGVGGKRLMQKIAGGNWKPLNDENEVEPEDGSDLVTTIDINIQDVAEHALQTQLEKHRAHHGCAILMEVETGAIKAIANLTEQEDGSYAETYNYAIGSATEPGSTFKLASLLCLLEDGYIDLTDSVDIEGGIKKYYNATMKDSKTGVYNKITVAKVFEISSNVGVSKLVNQYYQKDPQKFVDRLVAMGLNEPLGLEINGEGVSSIPSPKDPSWSGISLPWMSIGYEVLQTPLQILTMYNAIANNGVKVRPKFVDYITNHGTVEKEFPTVVLNKQICSQSTVDKLKIMMEGVVEHGTASNLKHANYKIAGKTGTAQISKGGSYHRDKSYQASFVGYFPAEKPRYTCIVVVDSPTSSVYYGNLVAGPIFKEISDKVYSTQVKMLDEIAADPTSDNELLPFSKVSEKRDLVKAFETLNIKTEIKDPDAQWAIASSDSSSIKITEQEVIENLVPRVVGMGAMDALFLLENAGLKVNMQGSGVVRNQSIIPGTRVTEGREIIIRLS